The segment CGTCATTGACCAGCAAGGCGAAGTGGATGACGTTTTCCAGCTCGCGGGTATTGCCGGTCCAAGGGTGGTGCTCGAGCAGGCGCTGTGCAGCCTCGCTTATCAACGGCACGGGCCGCTGCAAACGCCCGCTGTAGATGCCAACGAAGTATTCCGCCAATGCCAGGATGTCCCCCGGGCGCTCGCGCAGCGGCGGCAGTTCAAGGGCGCCCTCGCGCAAGTATTGATACAACCGCTCGCTGAAGCGTCCTGCCTTCACCACCCGCCCCAGGTCAATGCTCGTGGCTGCCACCAGTCGCACATCCACCGGCTGCGCCTGGTGTGCGCCTACGCGGGTGACTTCGCGGTTTTCCAGTGCCGCCAGCAGCTTGGCCTGAATGGCCGAGGGCAAGTCGGCGATTTCGTCCAGATAAAGCGTGCCGCCGTTGGCCGATCCGAACCAGCCAGCGCGGCTGCTGGCGGTGCCGCCATGGCTACCGGCGCTATAGCCGAACAGCTCTGCATCGGCATAGGTTGGGCTGATGGCGGCGCAATTGACCGACACGAACAGGCCGGGGCGGTCGCTGGCGCGGTGAATCTGGCGGGCCAGCAACTCCTTGCCGGTGCCGGTTTCACCGCGGATCAGCACCGGCAGCGGCAGCGGCGCCAAGTGCTCCAGCTCCGTGCGCAATCGCTGGGAGCGCGGATCGATGAAGACCAGCGCCTTGGCGCGAATGCTCAGCGGGCTCTTGTCGAGTTCGGGGAATGTCAGCAATGGCTGGCCGAAGGGATTCTGATACGTCATGACGAGCTCCCGCCCCTGGCCTGCGGCGGCTGGGCGTGTGACGGATGGAAACGGACGCCGTTCAGGCGCGGCGCAGCGCGCGTTGTTCGATGCGGCCTTGCAGGCGATACAGGTAGGCGAATCCCTGCTCCCAGCACTCATGCCCGGATTTCACGTTGATGTGACCGGCGCCGGTCAAGAGCCCTGCTTCTGCTCCCCACTGCTGGGCCATGTGCAAAGCGCGCGGGACGCTGACAGCGGGATCGTTGTCCGAGCTGACCACCTGGCTTGGAAAGGGAAGC is part of the Pseudomonas parafulva genome and harbors:
- a CDS encoding sigma 54-interacting transcriptional regulator: MTYQNPFGQPLLTFPELDKSPLSIRAKALVFIDPRSQRLRTELEHLAPLPLPVLIRGETGTGKELLARQIHRASDRPGLFVSVNCAAISPTYADAELFGYSAGSHGGTASSRAGWFGSANGGTLYLDEIADLPSAIQAKLLAALENREVTRVGAHQAQPVDVRLVAATSIDLGRVVKAGRFSERLYQYLREGALELPPLRERPGDILALAEYFVGIYSGRLQRPVPLISEAAQRLLEHHPWTGNTRELENVIHFALLVNDGPELLPEDLDLPNTPQ